One segment of Saprospiraceae bacterium DNA contains the following:
- a CDS encoding phosphatidylserine decarboxylase family protein: MLYRIHKEGRTILLTVLVALVVLNLTFWKFLPMAFWIFLALSVVFYLIVLQFFRNPVREIMVADNSIVYAPADGRICVIEEVYEAEYFKEKRLQVSIFMSPFNVHVNRNPVSGVVNYFRYHPGKYLVAWHPKSSTENERTTVVYDMGKGKILMRQIAGALAKRIKWYVQEGDQVRQGQDMGFIKFGSRVDLFLPLNAKIEVAMNQQVKGNLTVVARL, from the coding sequence ATGCTTTATCGAATCCACAAAGAGGGCCGCACCATCCTATTGACCGTATTGGTGGCCTTGGTCGTGCTGAACCTGACGTTCTGGAAGTTTCTCCCGATGGCGTTCTGGATTTTTCTGGCGCTATCGGTCGTTTTTTATCTGATTGTGCTTCAATTTTTTAGAAACCCCGTGCGCGAGATAATGGTCGCTGACAACAGCATCGTCTATGCGCCAGCGGATGGACGAATATGCGTCATAGAGGAAGTCTACGAAGCCGAATACTTCAAGGAAAAGCGCCTGCAAGTTTCCATTTTCATGTCTCCGTTCAACGTACACGTCAATCGAAACCCGGTGAGCGGAGTGGTCAATTATTTTCGTTATCACCCGGGCAAATATCTGGTGGCTTGGCATCCCAAAAGCAGCACCGAAAACGAGCGCACCACCGTCGTGTATGACATGGGCAAAGGCAAGATACTGATGCGCCAAATTGCGGGAGCCTTGGCCAAGCGCATCAAATGGTATGTCCAAGAAGGCGACCAAGTGCGGCAAGGCCAAGACATGGGTTTTATCAAATTCGGCTCCCGCGTGGACTTGTTCTTGCCATTGAACGCCAAAATCGAAGTAGCCATGAACCAACAAGTAAAAGGCAATCTGACCGTGGTGGCCCGCCTGTGA
- a CDS encoding aspartate-semialdehyde dehydrogenase, producing the protein MKVAVVGATGLVGSKMLQVLEERNFPVTKLFPVASERSVGKTVKFRGKRYKIIGLEAAVAKKPDVAIFSAGGSVSKEWAPKFAEQGTVVIDNSSAWRMDPEKKLVVPEVNAQVLTKKDKIIANPNCSTIQMVVALKPLHDKYKIKRVVVSTYQSVTGTGVKAVDQLMSERKGKPGTRAYPYQIDLNLLPHIDVFTENGYTKEEMKMVNETKKIMGDDSIRVTATTVRVPVIGGHSESVNVEFERDFDLDEVRRILSHAPGVVLTDNPAELQYPMPLFAHDKDDVFVGRLRRDESQPNTLNMWVVSDNLRKGAATNAVQIAEYLLAQGILKLKVKKTATAA; encoded by the coding sequence ATGAAGGTAGCAGTTGTCGGTGCCACCGGGTTGGTTGGCTCGAAAATGTTGCAAGTGCTCGAAGAGCGCAATTTCCCAGTCACCAAACTTTTTCCGGTCGCCAGCGAGCGTTCGGTAGGCAAGACAGTCAAATTTCGCGGCAAAAGATACAAGATAATCGGCTTGGAAGCGGCGGTGGCCAAAAAGCCCGACGTAGCCATTTTCTCAGCTGGTGGCAGCGTTTCGAAGGAATGGGCACCGAAGTTTGCGGAGCAAGGCACGGTCGTCATTGACAATTCCTCGGCGTGGCGCATGGACCCCGAAAAGAAACTGGTGGTACCGGAGGTGAATGCCCAAGTGTTGACGAAAAAAGACAAAATCATCGCCAACCCGAACTGCTCCACCATTCAAATGGTGGTGGCGCTCAAGCCTTTGCACGATAAGTACAAAATCAAGCGCGTGGTGGTCAGCACCTACCAAAGCGTCACCGGCACAGGCGTGAAGGCCGTTGACCAGTTGATGAGCGAGCGCAAGGGCAAGCCCGGCACACGCGCCTATCCTTACCAAATTGACCTCAATTTGTTGCCTCACATTGATGTGTTTACCGAAAATGGCTACACCAAGGAAGAGATGAAGATGGTGAACGAAACCAAAAAAATCATGGGCGACGATTCGATTCGGGTCACTGCCACCACAGTGCGTGTGCCAGTCATTGGCGGGCACTCGGAGTCGGTCAACGTCGAATTTGAGCGCGACTTCGACTTGGACGAAGTGCGCCGCATCCTATCTCACGCGCCGGGCGTGGTGCTGACGGACAACCCTGCCGAACTGCAATACCCCATGCCGCTCTTTGCCCACGACAAAGATGATGTCTTTGTGGGACGATTGCGCCGCGACGAAAGCCAACCCAATACCCTGAATATGTGGGTGGTGTCCGATAATTTGCGAAAAGGGGCTGCTACCAATGCCGTTCAAATCGCAGAATACTTGCTCGCACAGGGGATTTTGAAATTAAAAGTGAAAAAAACTGCGACTGCGGCATAA
- a CDS encoding dipeptidase encodes MLRQFFLLFALFAFAACATDKHLRQAQKILADTPVVDTHIDFPWHLVETGKWHKPGYTAFALKNPAGDFDFERAKKGGLYGAFMSIYIPARYQAEPGRSKQVADSLIDVVYAMGRDYPDRFALATNANDVLRNFKKGIVSLPMGMENGSPIETLADVAYFHQRGIRYVTLAHSRDNQICDSSYDTLRTHGGLSEYGREVVREMNRVGIMVDVSHLSDDAIWDILKISKKPLIATHSACRHFTPNFERNLPDTLIKAIAQTNGVIQVPFSHYFLSTRAREVFKNAEEALKKKGLSEKSPEGRAFMRQQLVLGGITVRDVADHIDHVKNLVGIDFVGLGGDFDGVGLALPPDLADVSMYPNLLAELLRRGYSRQDIKKICHENVLRVWKANE; translated from the coding sequence ATGTTGCGTCAATTCTTTTTGCTGTTTGCACTATTTGCGTTTGCGGCCTGCGCCACCGACAAGCATTTGCGTCAAGCCCAAAAAATACTCGCCGACACCCCGGTGGTGGACACCCATATAGATTTTCCATGGCATTTGGTGGAAACTGGGAAATGGCACAAACCCGGCTACACCGCGTTTGCCTTGAAAAATCCAGCAGGTGACTTTGATTTTGAAAGGGCAAAAAAGGGCGGGCTTTATGGCGCTTTCATGTCAATATACATACCTGCTCGCTATCAAGCAGAACCGGGACGCTCTAAACAAGTGGCCGATTCATTGATAGATGTGGTCTATGCGATGGGAAGAGACTACCCTGATAGGTTTGCGCTTGCAACAAATGCCAACGACGTGCTGCGCAATTTTAAAAAGGGCATCGTGTCGCTTCCAATGGGCATGGAAAACGGCTCGCCCATCGAGACGCTCGCCGACGTGGCTTATTTTCACCAGCGCGGCATTCGCTATGTCACGCTGGCACATAGCCGCGACAATCAAATTTGCGACTCCTCCTACGACACGCTCAGAACCCACGGCGGCCTGAGCGAGTATGGCCGCGAGGTGGTGCGAGAAATGAACCGCGTGGGCATCATGGTGGATGTCAGCCACCTTTCGGATGATGCGATTTGGGATATTTTGAAAATATCGAAAAAACCACTCATCGCCACGCATTCAGCCTGCCGCCATTTCACGCCCAACTTTGAGCGCAACCTGCCGGACACGCTCATCAAGGCCATCGCGCAAACTAACGGGGTGATTCAAGTGCCATTTAGCCACTATTTCTTGAGCACCCGCGCCAGAGAGGTTTTCAAGAATGCAGAGGAAGCATTGAAGAAAAAAGGGCTGTCCGAGAAGTCGCCAGAGGGCCGCGCTTTCATGCGACAACAACTGGTGCTTGGCGGCATAACGGTCCGCGATGTGGCAGACCATATTGACCATGTCAAAAACTTGGTCGGGATAGACTTTGTAGGGCTGGGTGGCGACTTTGATGGCGTGGGTCTCGCGTTGCCACCCGATTTGGCGGATGTGAGTATGTATCCGAACCTGCTCGCCGAATTGCTGCGACGGGGGTATTCCCGACAGGATATCAAAAAGATATGTCACGAGAACGTTTTGAGGGTGTGGAAGGCTAATGAGTAA
- a CDS encoding gliding motility-associated C-terminal domain-containing protein, which produces MHKFLILLVVCFIGTAALVHAQVPQVISVAPFQFDPTAVSLTPDAPCNAAGTFTLGPFVGQSNDTSLDTIYLCEGDQISIIHNGDFNLAGDPVPATPPGIAWAFYTCKPTVAGDSYQTLLANEPCFLIGSTGNPVFAFGQPNGNITFLNNGLLQNTFNGGQPVSFFFAPITVDNFDPNQTYESSIVGAPPGPCVNVNIAAAFQVVYLNAIKESGVSNNFGNDCLGKFRVSGGLPQWNPSSRYTIDISLASDPTVKALIHNSSSQIGNNADVFFSVSQPGIYTVTIEDGKSCGHTFQINMSGCNPSDNATIAQPDTISPPNSQICIPLTVQNFQVVGASFSINWDPTILEYNGVQNPSDSIGSVFDLNNLNIQLTNQGRLGFVIYNQSDLGKVINIPNGNTLVEVCFNVIGPLGSCSPLTVTSSPTGVNIENATGNTVALTAIPGQVCVDFLPLTISAEVINPTCFGDASIRVTATGGTAPYDVIIRSLGTGPTYSGNILAAGASFTRTGVQSGSWEVCVTDANNVEVCDTLVVDVPIIGASLENTKRPTCFSLTDGIVTAIVSLNGSAVPNPGPNFTFTWSPPNPAGSVPVFNNASAGVYSVTVTETNSGCTAFATGTLDQPQNLIIPNANLLITPTTCSGVNDGAITLTPLGGTPFPGMEYLYNWEYVCNVSDPPAQWSSGQSSTVQIDGLNDCTYFVTITDANGCSVTREIDVTTARNVDLQVTSTTPIFTNCFGDNTGSICVRVVETPASATPNYSFFWQPIGFQQNTVSPTESCYDDLPAGIYRVLAIDAIGCLDTITVEVFSPEAFFLDTTVYQIPTCTFQNNGALTVQGFGGNGFPNGYTYLWSTGASGSSIANLSPGDYSVTATDLNGCVDSLFFTLELPPPPVITQVDSLPVKCGSDGSITVASPTGVTYTWQTLDGQLVGNTSTISGLPGDTYIVTIMDNQGCTTSDTFTLAPVTPMSFSDTSFTEPACFGYSDGIISVGVMDGNPAYQYLWNADSLGQGTSTLINIPAGDYTVTVTDLEGCTLVGTFTLGQPPEIIVTFGTPMPTSCFGVCDGSVIPTVTYADGTTADFNFVWSDGGLGSMRNNLCADTVNVIAIDPNNCFGTDTIVIPGPPAVAFDTLYTIPTTCFGGDDGQAVVNGAGGNGGPFTYIWESGSTSATATGLVAQEYNVTITDNKGCTGVFTAEVGQPDEIIVLQNGAETENVKCFGGDDGRLGVIVTGGNPGGYTYQWVDQDSMTVGNMQNEGGLKAGVYAVTVTDPKGCTGVLQNMVITDPPPVQGQYLPLESLLCFGDETTLFIDTIFGGSGGPYQFSVDFGVLLPPSFPVSIGGGEHFITYYDRFNCEFTEVINVQEPAPILVEFNPPTWEIELGDTLYQLKPIISGPALDTFVWSPADLLRNPFDLRPYVNSFNNQTYTLTVFDANGCSGTGSILIEVDPNRNVYVPNVFKPGNTGGENDFFYPIVGLGVEKVNYMRVYDRWGTLMYERNDFYPNPDVLAQGWDGRYRGQYVNPAVFVYVMEVKFLDGKVLTYRGDVTVVR; this is translated from the coding sequence ATGCACAAGTTTCTAATCCTGCTCGTCGTGTGCTTCATTGGCACAGCTGCACTTGTTCACGCCCAGGTTCCTCAGGTAATCTCAGTTGCTCCTTTTCAATTCGACCCAACTGCCGTCTCGCTAACGCCCGATGCGCCATGCAATGCCGCAGGCACTTTCACGCTTGGCCCCTTCGTCGGGCAAAGCAACGACACTTCTCTTGACACGATTTACCTGTGTGAAGGCGACCAAATCTCTATCATTCACAATGGCGATTTTAATCTGGCTGGCGACCCCGTGCCTGCCACGCCGCCGGGTATTGCTTGGGCCTTTTACACCTGCAAACCAACTGTGGCTGGCGACAGTTACCAAACCTTGCTGGCCAATGAGCCTTGTTTCTTGATAGGCTCGACTGGCAACCCAGTTTTTGCCTTTGGACAGCCCAACGGTAATATCACCTTCCTAAACAACGGCCTTTTGCAAAACACCTTCAACGGTGGCCAACCTGTTTCTTTCTTCTTCGCACCCATCACGGTTGACAACTTTGACCCCAACCAGACGTATGAAAGCAGCATAGTGGGGGCGCCGCCCGGCCCTTGTGTCAACGTCAACATCGCTGCTGCTTTTCAGGTGGTGTATTTGAATGCCATCAAGGAGAGTGGCGTGTCCAACAACTTTGGGAATGACTGCCTCGGCAAGTTCCGCGTCAGCGGTGGCCTGCCACAGTGGAACCCCAGTTCGCGCTACACCATTGATATTTCATTGGCAAGCGACCCGACCGTGAAGGCGTTGATTCACAACAGCAGCAGCCAGATAGGCAATAACGCGGACGTGTTTTTCTCTGTGTCGCAGCCCGGCATTTATACCGTCACTATCGAAGATGGAAAAAGCTGCGGCCACACGTTCCAGATAAATATGTCAGGTTGCAATCCGAGCGACAACGCCACTATTGCCCAGCCCGACACCATTTCCCCTCCCAACTCTCAAATCTGTATCCCGCTGACCGTTCAGAATTTTCAGGTGGTGGGCGCTTCTTTTTCCATCAATTGGGACCCGACCATACTTGAATATAACGGTGTGCAAAATCCGAGCGACTCAATCGGCTCTGTTTTCGACCTCAACAACTTGAACATACAATTGACCAACCAAGGGAGACTGGGTTTTGTGATTTACAACCAGTCTGATTTGGGCAAGGTCATCAACATACCCAACGGAAATACTTTGGTCGAGGTTTGCTTCAATGTCATTGGCCCATTGGGTTCTTGCTCGCCCCTTACCGTGACGAGCAGCCCGACGGGTGTGAACATAGAAAACGCGACTGGCAACACGGTAGCCTTGACTGCCATACCCGGTCAGGTTTGCGTGGATTTTTTGCCGTTGACTATTTCGGCAGAGGTCATAAACCCTACCTGCTTCGGCGATGCCTCTATTCGGGTGACGGCTACTGGCGGCACTGCCCCTTATGATGTGATTATCAGAAGTTTGGGGACTGGGCCGACCTATTCAGGCAACATCCTCGCCGCTGGGGCATCGTTCACCCGAACGGGGGTTCAAAGTGGTTCTTGGGAGGTATGCGTGACTGATGCCAACAACGTAGAGGTATGCGATACGCTCGTCGTGGATGTTCCCATCATTGGTGCTTCGTTGGAAAACACCAAGCGGCCTACTTGTTTTAGCCTCACGGATGGTATCGTGACGGCCATTGTCTCTTTGAATGGTTCGGCAGTACCTAACCCGGGGCCTAATTTCACCTTCACATGGTCGCCACCTAACCCTGCTGGCAGTGTCCCGGTTTTCAACAACGCATCAGCAGGTGTGTATTCCGTGACCGTGACCGAGACCAATTCTGGCTGCACGGCTTTTGCCACTGGCACACTCGACCAACCGCAGAATCTTATCATTCCGAATGCTAATTTGCTCATCACACCCACTACCTGTTCTGGTGTCAACGATGGTGCCATTACGCTCACCCCGCTTGGTGGCACGCCTTTTCCCGGCATGGAGTACCTATACAATTGGGAGTATGTGTGCAATGTGAGCGACCCGCCAGCCCAATGGTCTTCTGGGCAAAGCAGCACGGTGCAAATAGATGGGCTAAACGACTGCACTTATTTCGTCACTATCACCGATGCGAATGGTTGCTCTGTCACCCGCGAGATAGATGTGACCACCGCCCGAAACGTGGATTTGCAAGTGACCAGCACCACACCTATATTTACTAATTGTTTCGGCGACAACACGGGGTCTATTTGTGTGCGTGTGGTGGAAACCCCCGCATCCGCTACCCCCAATTACTCTTTCTTTTGGCAACCGATTGGATTTCAGCAAAACACGGTCAGTCCTACCGAATCTTGCTATGATGACCTGCCTGCTGGCATTTACAGGGTGCTCGCCATTGATGCGATTGGATGCTTGGATACCATTACGGTGGAGGTTTTTTCGCCGGAGGCTTTCTTTCTCGACACGACGGTGTACCAGATACCCACCTGTACGTTCCAGAATAATGGTGCGCTAACGGTGCAGGGCTTTGGCGGCAATGGCTTCCCCAATGGCTACACTTATCTATGGAGTACCGGAGCAAGCGGCAGCTCTATTGCCAATCTCTCTCCGGGCGATTATTCTGTGACGGCAACCGACTTGAATGGTTGTGTGGACTCATTGTTCTTCACCTTGGAATTGCCACCTCCCCCTGTCATCACGCAGGTTGACTCTTTGCCCGTAAAATGCGGCAGCGATGGCAGCATCACCGTGGCCTCTCCAACAGGGGTAACATACACTTGGCAAACCCTTGACGGACAACTTGTTGGGAACACCTCTACCATTTCAGGCTTGCCGGGCGACACCTATATCGTGACCATCATGGACAATCAAGGGTGCACGACTTCCGACACTTTCACTTTGGCTCCCGTCACGCCCATGTCTTTCTCCGACACGAGCTTCACCGAACCTGCCTGCTTTGGCTACTCCGACGGTATCATAAGTGTAGGTGTGATGGATGGCAACCCAGCTTATCAGTATCTCTGGAACGCCGATTCATTGGGGCAAGGCACTTCTACCCTTATCAACATCCCCGCCGGAGACTACACGGTCACAGTAACCGATTTGGAGGGCTGCACATTGGTGGGCACCTTCACTTTGGGCCAGCCACCCGAAATCATCGTCACTTTTGGCACTCCCATGCCAACCTCTTGCTTCGGCGTTTGCGATGGCAGTGTGATTCCAACCGTAACTTACGCTGATGGCACGACTGCTGACTTCAATTTCGTGTGGTCGGATGGAGGCTTGGGCTCCATGCGCAATAACCTTTGCGCCGACACGGTGAATGTGATTGCCATTGACCCGAACAACTGCTTCGGAACAGACACCATCGTTATCCCGGGACCACCCGCTGTGGCTTTCGACACGCTCTACACCATTCCCACCACTTGTTTCGGCGGCGACGACGGCCAAGCCGTCGTGAACGGCGCAGGCGGCAACGGCGGACCGTTCACCTACATTTGGGAAAGCGGTTCGACGAGCGCCACCGCTACTGGGCTTGTGGCGCAAGAATACAATGTCACGATTACTGACAATAAAGGGTGTACCGGAGTGTTTACAGCCGAAGTGGGTCAACCCGACGAAATCATTGTTTTGCAAAACGGCGCGGAAACCGAGAATGTAAAATGTTTTGGTGGTGACGATGGCCGATTGGGCGTGATTGTCACCGGTGGCAACCCCGGCGGATACACTTATCAGTGGGTTGACCAAGACAGCATGACCGTGGGCAATATGCAAAATGAAGGAGGCTTAAAGGCGGGTGTTTACGCTGTCACCGTGACCGACCCGAAAGGATGCACTGGTGTGCTGCAAAACATGGTCATCACCGACCCGCCGCCCGTACAGGGGCAATATCTGCCTTTGGAATCGCTGTTGTGCTTTGGCGATGAGACCACCCTCTTCATTGACACCATTTTCGGCGGCTCTGGCGGGCCTTATCAGTTCAGCGTTGACTTTGGGGTGCTTTTGCCACCCAGTTTCCCTGTCTCAATTGGTGGTGGGGAGCATTTCATCACCTACTATGACCGCTTCAATTGTGAATTCACCGAGGTCATCAATGTGCAAGAGCCTGCACCGATATTGGTGGAATTCAACCCGCCGACTTGGGAAATTGAATTGGGTGATACTCTATACCAACTCAAACCGATTATTTCAGGCCCGGCATTGGACACTTTTGTATGGTCGCCTGCTGATTTGCTTCGAAATCCGTTTGACTTGCGGCCTTATGTCAACTCTTTCAACAATCAAACATACACCCTGACGGTCTTTGACGCAAACGGCTGTTCGGGTACTGGCTCTATCCTTATCGAAGTGGACCCCAACCGCAACGTCTATGTGCCCAACGTTTTCAAACCGGGCAACACGGGTGGCGAAAACGATTTCTTCTACCCCATCGTTGGATTGGGCGTGGAAAAAGTCAACTATATGCGGGTCTATGACCGCTGGGGCACGCTGATGTATGAACGCAACGACTTTTACCCCAACCCCGATGTGTTGGCTCAAGGTTGGGATGGGCGATATAGGGGGCAATATGTCAATCCTGCGGTGTTTGTGTATGTCATGGAGGTCAAATTCCTTGACGGCAAGGTGTTGACCTATCGCGGCGACGTGACAGTGGTTCGATAG
- the hutI gene encoding imidazolonepropionase: protein MSLLIRNIKTLVLAEQNPRRLVKGADMAELPLLHNAFLLIENGRIARFGPMSECPERAEQVLDARGRLVFPSWCDSHTHIVYAASREEEFVGRIRGLSYEEIAQRGGGILNSARRLQAAPEDDLFESALRRLHEVIGYGTGAIEIKSGYGLTVESELKMLRVIRRLKAVSPIPIKATFLGAHAVPLEYKERRQAYIDVIVNEMLPQVAAEGLADYCDVFCDKGFFSPAETEQILQAGWRYGLKPKIHANELGYTGGVQAGVANRAISVDHLEYTGDAEIEALKQGDTLPTLLPSCAFFLGIPYSPARKMIDAGLPVVLASDYNPGSSPSGKMSFVVSLACIKMKMLPEEAIHAATLNGAKAMELETELGSIAVGKMANVFISAPISSLAVVPYSFGSNLVETVVLQGKVWEPPVRQ from the coding sequence ATGTCTCTTCTTATCCGCAATATCAAAACCCTTGTGTTGGCAGAGCAAAACCCTCGCCGCTTGGTGAAAGGTGCCGACATGGCCGAGCTTCCCTTGTTGCACAATGCTTTTTTGCTCATTGAAAATGGGCGGATCGCCCGGTTTGGCCCCATGTCGGAATGTCCTGAAAGAGCCGAACAGGTACTAGACGCAAGGGGGCGATTGGTCTTCCCAAGTTGGTGCGATTCACACACGCACATCGTCTATGCCGCCAGCCGAGAAGAGGAATTTGTGGGCCGGATTCGCGGTCTTTCTTACGAGGAAATTGCCCAGCGTGGCGGCGGCATTCTCAATTCAGCACGGCGACTTCAAGCCGCTCCGGAGGACGACTTGTTTGAAAGCGCCTTGCGACGGCTTCACGAGGTGATTGGCTACGGCACGGGGGCCATTGAGATAAAAAGCGGATACGGGCTTACGGTGGAAAGCGAGCTCAAAATGCTCAGGGTGATACGCCGCCTTAAAGCGGTCAGCCCGATACCGATAAAAGCCACGTTTTTGGGTGCGCACGCCGTTCCGCTTGAGTACAAAGAACGCAGACAAGCCTACATTGACGTGATTGTCAATGAAATGCTACCGCAAGTGGCGGCTGAGGGACTGGCTGACTACTGCGACGTTTTTTGCGACAAGGGCTTTTTCAGCCCTGCGGAAACGGAACAAATACTACAGGCTGGCTGGCGCTATGGACTAAAGCCGAAGATACACGCCAATGAATTGGGATACACAGGCGGAGTGCAAGCGGGAGTGGCCAATCGCGCTATTTCGGTTGACCACCTTGAGTACACAGGCGATGCCGAAATCGAGGCTTTGAAACAAGGCGACACACTCCCCACCCTACTGCCTTCCTGTGCGTTTTTTCTCGGCATCCCCTACTCGCCCGCACGAAAAATGATAGACGCAGGTTTGCCCGTCGTATTGGCAAGCGACTACAACCCGGGGTCTTCCCCGTCTGGAAAAATGTCGTTCGTGGTGTCGTTGGCTTGCATCAAAATGAAGATGTTGCCGGAAGAAGCCATCCATGCCGCTACCCTCAATGGGGCAAAGGCCATGGAACTGGAAACTGAGCTTGGCAGCATTGCTGTCGGGAAAATGGCAAATGTGTTCATTTCCGCCCCGATTTCGTCGTTAGCCGTCGTGCCATATTCTTTTGGCAGCAATCTTGTTGAGACGGTGGTTCTTCAAGGCAAAGTATGGGAGCCGCCGGTTCGGCAATAA
- a CDS encoding polysaccharide biosynthesis C-terminal domain-containing protein has translation MGVIRRQSLKHSIVNFTGLIIGAFSTLFVYPHALEAYGLAQVLLSVGMIGLPLLSLGANTVAIRFFPRFENKASGHHGFLPLLLMMCAAGILLFVGVASLFWGPLSESLAAKARGGSALLSQYLWLSVPLAALYVTVSVMGQYSFNFKRIVVPSLLIDFFPKVGLPLLLIAVWQEWLSLEAALGGLLLLWVFITGGMVFYLRRLGEWYIQPDWSFLSPVLRKELWQFVGFGALGGFAMQMASKIDVFMVGSVGTLNAAGIYSIAAYIAAAIDIPTKSLFSASVSSVAKYVAEGNRPELEGLYKKVCINLLVAGLLLFGAVWISVDSLFQIVPNGEEVAAGKYVLCLIGLSRIVDMSAGLNNYIVYYSRYYLWSLLSLGVLAVANVALNLWLIPRIGMNGAAIATLVSVVCYNVVNMVLIWLKFRLFPYTRQAVLAAGMALGAFGLAQLIPHTGFPLLDIALRSGAYVLLLGALVLRLRVSPDLNEGLRVLKNNIASRLERR, from the coding sequence ATGGGAGTCATCCGGCGGCAAAGCCTGAAACATTCTATCGTCAACTTCACGGGGTTGATTATTGGTGCGTTCAGCACTTTGTTCGTGTATCCTCATGCCTTGGAGGCGTACGGATTGGCGCAAGTGCTGCTCTCGGTTGGGATGATAGGGCTACCGCTGCTTTCCTTGGGGGCCAATACGGTCGCCATTCGGTTTTTTCCTCGTTTTGAAAATAAGGCATCGGGGCATCACGGTTTTTTGCCGCTCTTGTTGATGATGTGCGCGGCAGGTATATTGCTGTTTGTGGGAGTGGCAAGCCTTTTTTGGGGACCGTTGTCCGAGAGTCTGGCAGCAAAGGCGAGAGGAGGCTCGGCGCTGCTGTCGCAATACCTGTGGCTCTCGGTGCCTTTGGCTGCGCTGTATGTGACGGTGTCGGTAATGGGGCAGTATTCATTCAATTTCAAGCGCATCGTCGTTCCGTCCCTGCTTATTGATTTTTTCCCAAAAGTAGGCTTGCCGCTGCTGCTCATTGCTGTTTGGCAAGAATGGCTGTCGTTGGAGGCCGCGCTTGGGGGGTTGCTGCTGCTGTGGGTCTTTATCACGGGCGGCATGGTTTTTTATTTGCGCAGGCTTGGCGAGTGGTATATTCAGCCCGATTGGTCTTTTTTGTCGCCGGTCTTGCGCAAGGAATTGTGGCAATTTGTCGGCTTTGGCGCTTTGGGCGGCTTTGCCATGCAAATGGCTTCCAAGATTGACGTGTTCATGGTGGGTTCGGTGGGCACGTTGAATGCTGCGGGGATATATTCAATCGCCGCCTACATCGCAGCCGCCATTGATATTCCGACCAAAAGTTTGTTTTCGGCCAGCGTGTCGTCGGTGGCGAAATATGTGGCCGAAGGCAATCGCCCTGAGTTGGAGGGGCTTTACAAAAAGGTGTGTATCAATTTGTTGGTGGCGGGGTTGCTGCTTTTTGGGGCGGTCTGGATATCGGTTGACAGTCTTTTTCAAATTGTTCCGAACGGAGAGGAAGTGGCTGCGGGCAAGTATGTTTTGTGCCTCATCGGTTTGTCGCGCATTGTGGACATGAGTGCCGGGCTGAACAACTATATTGTCTATTACTCGCGCTATTACCTGTGGTCGTTGCTTTCCTTGGGGGTGTTGGCTGTGGCCAATGTGGCGCTCAATCTTTGGCTCATCCCCCGCATTGGCATGAACGGGGCCGCCATTGCCACGCTGGTGTCCGTTGTTTGTTACAATGTCGTCAACATGGTGTTGATTTGGCTCAAATTCAGGCTTTTCCCCTACACGCGCCAAGCCGTGCTGGCGGCAGGGATGGCATTGGGTGCTTTCGGATTGGCGCAGCTCATTCCTCACACTGGTTTTCCACTGCTCGATATTGCGCTGCGTTCTGGCGCTTATGTGCTGCTTTTGGGAGCACTGGTGCTACGCCTTCGAGTATCGCCCGACCTGAACGAGGGGCTGCGCGTTTTGAAAAACAACATCGCGTCTCGTTTGGAAAGGCGTTAG